In Tessaracoccus flavus, the following are encoded in one genomic region:
- a CDS encoding DUF305 domain-containing protein, producing MAKERTHDDNAHGKSGGSMSMYWKFGGILLVNLFLMWALSMSMVRSIDHFYFNPSNLYMAVLMVAAMAVLMTVGMWSMLKNRTLNIILLVGFLALFLAAFFMGRSEVGVGDEGFLKSMIPHHSRAILVCQEASITDPEIEQLCVEIIDAQQKEIAQMKEILERYE from the coding sequence ATGGCCAAGGAACGCACGCACGATGACAACGCTCACGGAAAGAGCGGCGGATCGATGAGTATGTACTGGAAGTTCGGGGGAATCCTCCTGGTGAACCTGTTCCTGATGTGGGCACTCAGCATGTCCATGGTGCGAAGCATCGACCACTTCTACTTCAACCCCAGCAACCTCTACATGGCCGTCCTGATGGTGGCCGCAATGGCCGTGCTCATGACGGTCGGTATGTGGTCGATGCTGAAGAACCGGACCCTCAACATCATCCTGCTCGTGGGCTTCCTTGCGCTGTTCCTCGCAGCGTTCTTCATGGGGCGCTCCGAGGTGGGCGTGGGCGACGAGGGTTTCCTGAAGTCGATGATCCCGCACCACTCGCGCGCGATCCTGGTATGTCAGGAAGCCTCCATCACCGATCCCGAGATCGAGCAGCTCTGCGTGGAGATCATTGACGCTCAGCAGAAGGAGATTGCCCAGATGAAGGAGATCCTCGAGCGATACGAGTGA
- a CDS encoding copper-translocating P-type ATPase produces the protein MQTNHTEQHNPGGHAAHATHGQAMREGRPHSAVDEEHQVHSHGDHEGHSTAMFRDRFWISLVLTLPVVWFSPMVGHLLGYPVPEFPGSTWVAPALGTVIFVYGGTPFLKGGWKEAKSREPGMMLLISMAITVAFVASWVTTLGIGGFELDFWWELALLVTIMLLGHWMEMRALGAASSALDALAELLPSEAERVTDDGTVTVPISDLAVDDVVLVRAGARVPADGTLVEGAAEFDESMITGESRPVPRSAGERVVAGTVATDNTVRIRVEATGDDTALAGIQKMVADAQASTSRAQALADRAAALLFWFALGAAILTAIAWSVLGSPGDAVVRTVTVLVIACPHALGLAIPLVIAISTERAAKNGVLIRNRMALERMRNIDIVLFDKTGTLTKGEHAVTDIAAAKGIAEGELLSLAAAAEADSEHPVAQAIVTAAANHPTARELSRRATDFTASTGRGITATVEGSTIQVGGPNLLRELGLEPPAEIQNRADVWSSRGAGVLHILRDGEIIGAVAVEDEIRPESRAAVKALQRRGVRVAMVTGDAVPVAEAVGAELGIDEVFAEVLPKDKDTKVAELQARGFNVAMVGDGVNDAPALARAEVGIAIGAGTDVAMESAGVVLAGNDPRAVLSMIELSEASYRKMIQNLVWASGYNVVAVPLAAGVLAPVGILLSPAVGAVLMSLSTIIVALNAQLLRRVDLEPEHLARSESG, from the coding sequence ATGCAGACGAACCACACCGAGCAGCACAACCCGGGCGGGCACGCCGCCCACGCGACCCACGGCCAGGCCATGCGCGAGGGCCGCCCGCACTCCGCGGTCGACGAGGAGCATCAGGTCCACTCGCACGGAGATCACGAGGGCCACTCGACGGCGATGTTCCGCGACCGCTTCTGGATCTCGCTCGTGCTCACCCTCCCCGTGGTCTGGTTCAGCCCCATGGTCGGCCACCTCCTCGGCTACCCAGTGCCCGAGTTCCCCGGCTCAACCTGGGTGGCGCCAGCCCTCGGGACGGTCATCTTCGTTTACGGCGGCACGCCGTTCCTCAAGGGTGGTTGGAAGGAGGCGAAGTCACGCGAACCGGGGATGATGCTGCTGATCTCGATGGCGATCACCGTCGCTTTTGTGGCGTCCTGGGTCACAACGCTCGGCATCGGCGGCTTCGAACTCGACTTCTGGTGGGAGCTGGCGCTGCTGGTCACCATCATGCTGCTGGGGCATTGGATGGAGATGCGTGCGCTCGGGGCGGCGTCATCCGCCCTGGACGCACTCGCAGAGTTGCTGCCGAGCGAGGCGGAAAGGGTTACGGACGACGGCACCGTCACCGTGCCGATCAGCGACCTCGCCGTCGACGACGTGGTGCTGGTGCGCGCTGGTGCCCGCGTACCCGCCGACGGCACTCTTGTGGAGGGCGCGGCCGAGTTCGACGAGTCGATGATCACCGGCGAGTCGCGCCCGGTGCCGCGGTCTGCCGGCGAGCGTGTCGTCGCTGGCACCGTCGCGACCGACAACACAGTGCGGATCCGGGTCGAGGCAACCGGCGACGACACCGCGCTGGCGGGAATCCAGAAGATGGTTGCCGACGCACAGGCGTCGACCTCGCGTGCGCAGGCGCTCGCCGATCGCGCCGCAGCGCTTCTGTTCTGGTTCGCGCTTGGAGCCGCGATCCTCACCGCGATCGCGTGGAGCGTCCTCGGCAGCCCGGGAGACGCCGTGGTTCGCACCGTCACCGTCCTGGTCATCGCATGCCCTCACGCGCTGGGTCTGGCGATTCCACTGGTCATCGCGATTTCCACCGAGCGCGCGGCGAAGAACGGTGTCCTCATCCGGAATCGGATGGCGCTCGAGCGGATGCGCAACATCGACATCGTGCTGTTCGACAAGACCGGAACCCTGACCAAGGGCGAGCACGCCGTCACCGACATCGCGGCCGCGAAGGGGATCGCGGAGGGCGAACTCCTCTCACTCGCGGCGGCAGCCGAGGCAGACAGCGAGCATCCGGTCGCCCAGGCCATCGTCACGGCCGCCGCCAACCACCCGACAGCCCGGGAACTCAGCCGACGCGCCACTGACTTCACCGCGTCCACGGGACGAGGGATCACCGCGACCGTGGAGGGATCGACGATCCAGGTCGGCGGGCCCAACCTGCTGCGCGAACTTGGACTCGAGCCACCCGCGGAGATCCAGAACCGAGCCGACGTCTGGTCGAGCCGCGGCGCCGGCGTGCTGCACATTCTGCGCGACGGTGAGATCATCGGGGCGGTCGCCGTCGAGGACGAGATCCGACCCGAGTCCCGAGCCGCCGTCAAGGCACTTCAGCGCCGCGGGGTCCGGGTGGCCATGGTGACCGGGGACGCCGTCCCGGTGGCCGAGGCGGTCGGTGCTGAGCTGGGGATCGACGAGGTCTTCGCCGAGGTGCTACCGAAGGACAAGGACACCAAGGTCGCTGAGCTACAGGCGCGGGGGTTCAACGTCGCCATGGTGGGCGACGGCGTCAACGATGCACCGGCCCTGGCGCGCGCGGAGGTTGGTATCGCAATCGGAGCTGGAACCGACGTCGCCATGGAATCGGCGGGCGTCGTCCTGGCCGGGAACGATCCGCGGGCAGTGCTCTCGATGATCGAGCTGTCTGAGGCCAGCTACCGCAAGATGATCCAGAACCTGGTGTGGGCGTCCGGTTACAACGTGGTTGCCGTCCCGCTGGCTGCTGGGGTGCTGGCCCCCGTCGGGATTCTCCTGTCGCCCGCGGTCGGAGCGGTGCTGATGTCGCTGTCCACGATCATCGTGGCTCTCAACGCGCAGTTGCTGCGCCGAGTGGATCTGGAGCCCGAGCACCTCGCACGCAGCGAGTCCGGCTAG
- a CDS encoding ABC transporter ATP-binding protein, protein MRTMQVAVKDLGVTYPISEGTLTVIDDFDLHVQSGQMVCLAGRSGSGKTSILKALAGFHVPTVGSVTWNGTDLRAMSPAEVADLRREHVGYMDQEAALLPELTALENCLVPILPDGRQAVRRARVRAREMLEALGLGERLGWRPAQLSGGERQRLVLARVFTQQTPAIIADEPTASLDRTWADRVIEHLRNHAHQGGLVVVASHDPAVSQAANQTMHLT, encoded by the coding sequence ATGAGGACCATGCAGGTTGCCGTAAAAGACCTCGGGGTCACCTACCCGATCTCGGAAGGCACGTTGACGGTCATCGACGACTTTGACCTACATGTCCAGTCGGGACAGATGGTCTGCCTCGCTGGCCGTAGCGGCTCAGGCAAGACCAGCATCCTGAAGGCGTTGGCGGGCTTCCACGTCCCCACCGTGGGGAGCGTCACCTGGAACGGTACTGACTTGCGGGCCATGTCCCCTGCCGAGGTGGCGGACCTTCGGCGGGAACACGTGGGGTACATGGATCAGGAAGCAGCGCTGCTGCCCGAGTTGACCGCACTCGAGAACTGCCTCGTTCCTATCCTGCCGGATGGGAGACAGGCTGTGCGGCGTGCACGGGTGAGGGCCCGCGAGATGCTCGAGGCCCTCGGTTTGGGAGAACGCCTCGGATGGCGACCAGCGCAGCTGTCAGGAGGTGAACGTCAGCGCCTCGTTTTGGCCAGGGTCTTCACCCAGCAAACCCCCGCCATCATCGCCGACGAGCCCACCGCCAGCCTCGACCGCACCTGGGCCGACCGCGTCATCGAACACCTGCGGAACCATGCTCACCAAGGTGGTCTCGTGGTCGTAGCTAGCCACGATCCCGCAGTGAGCCAAGCAGCCAATCAAACGATGCACTTGACCTAG
- a CDS encoding SRPBCC family protein — MTRLWMGKLRLTARGPADVGEVWARYTQPRRWAGWAPHLREVQYPEGVIEPDTTGVVRGVGLAARFRIDSLDEEARTWAWTVRLGPLQVTFDHGVEEEPDGSCAWVVIHAPWPVVVVYAPIARYALGRLVAAS, encoded by the coding sequence GTGACGCGACTCTGGATGGGCAAACTCAGGCTGACCGCGCGAGGCCCGGCCGACGTCGGCGAGGTCTGGGCGCGCTACACCCAGCCCCGCCGCTGGGCCGGGTGGGCCCCACACCTCCGCGAGGTGCAGTATCCGGAGGGCGTGATCGAGCCCGACACAACCGGCGTCGTCCGGGGAGTGGGGCTGGCGGCCCGGTTCCGGATCGACAGCCTCGACGAGGAGGCCCGCACCTGGGCCTGGACGGTCCGGCTGGGTCCGCTCCAGGTGACGTTCGACCACGGGGTGGAGGAGGAACCAGACGGAAGTTGCGCCTGGGTCGTCATCCACGCACCGTGGCCGGTCGTCGTCGTGTATGCGCCGATCGCGCGCTACGCGCTCGGGCGACTGGTCGCCGCGAGCTGA